The Streptomyces seoulensis genome contains a region encoding:
- the purB gene encoding adenylosuccinate lyase yields the protein MTSAPAKPRIPNVLAGRYASAELATLWSPEQKVRLERQLWLAVLRAQKDLGIEVPDEAIADYERVLDTVDLASIAEREKVTRHDVKARIEEFNDLAGHEHVHKGMTSRDLTENVEQLQIRLSLELVRDRTVAVLARLGRLAGEYAELVMAGRSHNVAAQATTLGKRFATAADELLVAYGRVDELLGRYPLRGIKGPVGTAQDMLDLLGGDAAKLAELEQRIAHHLGFGQAFTSVGQVYPRSLDYEVVTALVQLAAAPSSLAKTIRLMAGHELVTEGFKPGQVGSSAMPHKMNTRSCERVNGLMVILRGYASMTGELAGDQWNEGDVSCSVVRRVALPDAFFALDGLLETFLTVLDEFGAFPAVVARELDRYLPFLATTKVLMGAVRSGVGREVAHEAIKENAVATALAMREQGAERNDLLDKLAADDRLPLDRDQLAALMADKLSFTGAAADQVGVVVGRIEEIAKQRPEAAGYTPGAIL from the coding sequence GTGACTTCAGCGCCCGCCAAGCCCCGCATCCCCAACGTCCTCGCCGGACGGTACGCCTCCGCCGAGCTCGCCACGCTCTGGTCGCCCGAGCAGAAGGTGAGGCTCGAACGGCAGCTCTGGCTCGCCGTGCTGCGCGCCCAGAAGGACCTGGGCATCGAGGTGCCGGACGAGGCGATCGCCGACTACGAGCGCGTCCTCGACACCGTGGACCTGGCCTCCATCGCCGAGCGCGAGAAGGTCACCCGGCACGACGTGAAGGCGCGGATCGAGGAGTTCAACGACCTCGCCGGGCACGAGCACGTCCACAAGGGCATGACCTCGCGCGACCTGACCGAGAACGTGGAGCAGCTCCAGATCCGGCTCTCCCTGGAGCTGGTCCGCGACCGCACGGTGGCCGTGCTGGCCCGCCTCGGCAGGCTGGCCGGCGAGTACGCCGAGCTGGTCATGGCCGGGCGCTCGCACAACGTGGCCGCGCAGGCCACCACCCTGGGCAAGCGCTTCGCCACCGCCGCCGACGAGCTGCTGGTGGCCTACGGCCGGGTGGACGAGCTGCTCGGCCGCTACCCGCTGCGCGGCATCAAGGGCCCGGTCGGCACCGCGCAGGACATGCTGGACCTGCTGGGCGGGGACGCCGCCAAGCTGGCCGAGCTGGAGCAGCGCATCGCCCACCACCTGGGCTTCGGCCAGGCGTTCACCTCGGTCGGCCAGGTCTACCCGCGCTCGCTCGACTACGAGGTCGTCACCGCGCTGGTCCAGCTCGCGGCGGCCCCGTCCTCGCTGGCCAAGACCATCCGGCTGATGGCCGGACACGAGCTGGTCACCGAGGGCTTCAAGCCGGGCCAGGTCGGCTCGTCCGCGATGCCGCACAAGATGAACACCCGCTCCTGCGAGCGTGTCAACGGCCTGATGGTGATCCTGCGCGGCTACGCCTCGATGACCGGTGAGCTGGCGGGCGACCAGTGGAACGAGGGCGACGTGTCCTGCTCGGTGGTGCGCCGGGTCGCGCTGCCGGACGCGTTCTTCGCGCTGGACGGCCTGCTGGAGACGTTCCTGACCGTGCTCGACGAGTTCGGCGCCTTCCCGGCCGTCGTCGCCCGCGAGCTGGACCGCTACCTGCCGTTCCTCGCCACCACCAAGGTGCTGATGGGCGCGGTGCGTTCGGGCGTGGGCCGCGAGGTCGCGCACGAGGCGATCAAGGAGAACGCGGTGGCCACCGCGCTCGCCATGCGGGAGCAGGGCGCCGAGCGCAACGACCTGCTGGACAAGCTCGCCGCCGACGACCGGCTGCCGCTCGACCGCGACCAGCTCGCGGCGCTGATGGCGGACAAGCTCTCCTTCACGGGTGCGGCCGCCGACCAGGTCGGTGTGGTCGTGGGCCGCATCGAGGAGATCGCCAAGCAGCGCCCGGAGGCGGCCGGTTACACCCCCGGAGCGATCCTCTGA
- a CDS encoding NAD-dependent protein deacetylase encodes MRMRPTLSWTPSGELPPGITDPEPVAEALSAGGVLVLSGAGISTESGIPDYRGEGGSLSRHTPMTYQDFTAGAQARRRYWARSHLGWRTFGRARPNAGHRAVAAFERHGLLSGVITQNVDGLHQAAGSEDVVELHGSLDRVVCLSCGARSARRVLAGRLEEANPGFDPVAAGINPDGDADLTDDQVGDFRVVPCTVCGGILKPDVVFFGAAVPPPRVEHCRGLVEEAAALLVLGSSLTVMSGLRFVRQAAKAGTPVFVVNLDPTRGDVHARARVALPLGTALTTVAGRLGIPVEEDAAAGADATGQGRVPAS; translated from the coding sequence ATGCGCATGCGTCCCACGTTGAGCTGGACCCCGAGCGGGGAACTGCCGCCGGGCATCACCGACCCGGAGCCGGTCGCCGAGGCGCTGAGCGCGGGCGGGGTGCTCGTGCTCAGCGGTGCGGGCATCTCCACCGAGTCGGGCATCCCCGACTACCGGGGCGAGGGCGGAAGCCTGAGCCGGCACACCCCGATGACGTACCAGGACTTCACCGCCGGCGCCCAGGCCCGGCGCCGGTACTGGGCACGCAGCCACCTCGGCTGGCGCACCTTCGGCCGGGCCCGCCCCAACGCCGGACACCGGGCGGTGGCCGCGTTCGAGCGGCACGGCCTGCTCTCGGGGGTGATCACCCAGAACGTCGACGGCCTGCATCAGGCGGCCGGCAGCGAGGACGTCGTGGAACTCCACGGGAGCCTCGACCGTGTCGTCTGCCTCTCCTGCGGCGCCCGCAGCGCGCGCCGCGTCCTCGCCGGGCGCCTGGAGGAGGCGAACCCGGGGTTCGACCCGGTGGCGGCCGGCATCAACCCGGACGGCGACGCCGACCTCACCGACGACCAGGTCGGGGACTTCCGGGTGGTGCCCTGCACGGTCTGCGGCGGCATCCTCAAACCGGACGTGGTCTTCTTCGGCGCGGCCGTCCCGCCCCCGAGGGTCGAGCACTGCCGCGGGCTGGTCGAGGAGGCGGCGGCGCTGCTGGTCCTGGGCTCCTCGCTGACGGTGATGTCCGGGCTCCGCTTCGTCCGCCAGGCGGCCAAGGCCGGCACGCCGGTGTTCGTCGTCAACCTGGACCCGACCCGAGGCGACGTCCACGCCCGCGCGCGGGTCGCCCTCCCGCTGGGCACGGCCCTCACCACCGTCGCCGGCCGGCTCGGCATCCCCGTGGAGGAAGACGCGGCGGCCGGGGCCGACGCGACGGGGCAGGGCCGGGTTC